The Pseudomonas fluorescens nucleotide sequence CCTCGGTGGAATCAGACGCGGCGGAAACCACAGCTACCTGATCCACCACCTCTACGAACTCGGCCATAGCGGCATCGATTTTAAGTCGCTCTGCTTCTTGGGATGCATCGAGAATGGCCTGCTTGGCCCGAGATTCAACGAGAATCTCATTCAGGCGCTGATGTACCTTCTCTGCAGTTCCCACCGCATCCACCCACCAATCAGTTGACCAGATTCTAACAATCTCCCAGCCAAGCCCACGCAGTACAAACTCCCGAAGCTTGTCACGATCTCGCGCAGTCGCACTGCGGTGATAGGTAGCACCATCACATTCCACGCCGGCAAGGAATCGCCCAGGAGCGTCAGGGTGAACAACCCCCAGGTCAACCCGGAAGGAAGACACGCCAATCTGCGTATGGATCTGCCAGCCCTTCTTGGCCAACGCAGCAGCTACTGCTTCTTCGAACGGGCTATCGAATCCACCTACGCTACCAAAATTAGCTTCTGCCAAGGCCCTCGGCCCACGCTCCGCAAACTCCAGGAAATGCTTCAGATCACGCACCCCGACGGCTTGCGTTCTGGCCAGATCAATGTGCTCTGGACGCAAGGTCGAGAACAGAATCAGCTCCTGACGCGCTCGTGTAATCGCCACGTTGAGACGGCGTTCACCACCAAGGCGGTTCATCGGGCCGAAGTTCATGGACATCACTCCAGCAGCATCTTTCCCATAGGTAGTCGAGAAATAGATGATGTCTCGTTCATCGCCTTGCACACTTTCCAAGTTCTTTACGAACACAGGTTCAAGCTCAGACTCCGCGAAATAGGAGTCGAGCGACGGATCTTTCCGACATGCCTCATCCAGCATGTCCATGATGAGCTTCTGCTGCTCACCGTTGAAGGTGACAACACCGACAGTGCGTCTGCTCTCGCGGAAAGCCGGCGACTGGAGACGGGTTACGAGATCAGCGACCAAAGCCCTCGCTTCGATCAGGTTGGTGCGAGAACCGCCTTTATCGTAGACGCCCGCTACCGGGCACAAACGCACAGCCTTGTCGGCAGTGAACGGGGATGGGAAGGTCACCAGCTTTGATTGGTAGTAACGCTGATTCGAGAATGCGATCAGGCTCTCGTGACGGCTACGGTAGTGCCAGTTCAGATTACGCATCGGCAAGTTCGCGCTGATGCACTCATCCAGAATGCTTTCGAGGTCAGCTTCAACATCCTCATCATCGGCAGTGGATTCAGCACGGTCGAAGAACGAGGTTGGCGGAAGCTGTTTCGGGTCTCCCACCATTACCACCTGCTTTCCTCGCGCCATTGCACCAATTGCATCCCATACGGGAATTTGAGAGGCCTCATCGAAGATCACCAGGTCGAACGGGGTCGAGGCTGGCGGCAGATATTGAGCGATGGAAAGCGGACTCATCAGCAAGCAAGGCGTCAGCTTTGTGAGTGCCTCCGGTGCTCGCGTCATCAGTTCCCGCAACGGAATGTGCTTAGTCTTCTTGCCCATTTCATGGCGCAGTAGGCCCCACTCAGATGAACGACTCACGCTGTCCTGACTCGGCAAGTCGGCGCACAGCCGAGCACGGAGCCAGTCCTTCGTCAGCTCGGTGAATTTGTCATCCAACGCACGGAAGTCGCGAATACGCTGTTCGTGCTCCACACTGACGAATGTCCGGATCACTTCCTCGCTGTCGACAGTGGTGTTCAGCCACCAGCGAGCGTAATTCACCTCAAGGACGCGACGTACTTTTCCAGAGGTGATCGCTCCGGTCTCCATAGCCTGGACAATCGGGGCGAGGCCCACTGCGAACGCTTCATCACGAACCTTGCGCCACGCACACCAAGCTTTGAGGCGCGATTCAAAAGAAACCACTGTCTCACAGTTCTTCTTGAGGTTATTCAGCGACAAATGAGCAGTTTCATCAATACCCATTTCGGTAAAATGGCCAATCGAAGTCAGTTGCGACGAACGCTCATGAAGCAGCCCAAGCTTTTCACGTAGAGCAACGCCTGCAAGCGCTATTGCGCCTTCCGACTCAAGTAGTGCGTTGCCATCCCCCAAAAGCGTTTGGAGGGGCGCTTTATAAGCGGCGATCTGCTCCGGGCTCAGTGCTAGTTTCGCCACAGCCATCGCTACCTGACCTTGGAATGCAACTGCCTGGCGAGCCACCTCAAGCTTGGTTTTCAGGTCGCTCCAAACAGGTACCAGCTCTCGCAAATCAGCCAGGTCGGCCAGATCACGCTCAACCACTGTCCGTTGCTTGAGCAGCTCAAAATCACTCTTCAGGGACGCTCCGCAACGGCCTTCTTCCACCTCAGAGTGCTCGTCCACAAGTCGACCGCGCTCTTCGATGTCCCGACGCTCAGCCTGGAAACGCAGCGCCGCAGTCAGGTGCTCGATGTCAGTGCGCAGGCCACTCCAGAGCTGGTCAGTGTTCGAGCTGAGGTCGGACAGTAGGGCCATGTCGGCATCAAGACGGGTCAACGTGCGAAGCCGCTGCAGCTCTTCCTTTAACGCTTCTCCGAGCTGGCCCTGCTCGACCAAATGCAATCCTTCATCGACCCAGTTCGAGTCAGCTTTTTGAAGCCGAATAGCCTCTTGAAGCTTGATAGCCGTCGAGAGCTGCTCGGCTTCAGATTTCGAGCCTTGCCAAACCGCAACGCACTCGTGCCCTGGCTCCAGCTCATCAATAGCGCGACGTAAAGAGCGAATCTCAGCCCAGGTGGCCAGATCTTTACCGTGATCGACTTCGCCCACTGTGATCTGAGCAGAGGCCAACAGAGCTGAGATACGGCGCTTACCGAACCAGGACTTGGGCCAGAACGACTCTTCTGCCTCCTTCCACTCACTCAGCAAGAGATCAATGTCGAGCGACTCGATCGCATCACTGTAGGTCGTACTGAGCCGCTGCTTGAGATCAGCAATTTGCCCCAGCAGCTCCACTGCTTGAGCAAGGACAACCGTGACACTTTCCGGCCAGGCTGGGCCAAGCTCAGCCCACGTGGCGCGACGTTTCTGCAGTAGCTCGATACCTTGCTTGGCATCAGTCACTACTCGAGAAGACCATACGGCAGATAGCTTGGCGTTGAGATCGCGGTGCTGTTCAACCCATGTACAGCCATCATTCAGCCGCTGGGCAATCGAACGAGCATCAGGGCGCAGCGCGAATCGCCAATCTTGTCCGGCAGCCGCAGGAAGCGCCAGGGAAAGGATTGATAGGCCTTCAAGGGCCGTTGGGGTGTACTCTGTTACCGGAAGCCCCGACAGCTCAACGAAACGATCAGCCGCACGTTGCACATCCATCACTGCCGGCAGCACATCACGAGCTGCCTGTACGAACTGTTGTTGCCAATGGGGCGACCATTCGGCCTGACCAACAGAGGACAGCGCATTGCCGGCAAGCTGGATGTATCCAACGGCCTGAGCATTCACTTCAAGGCGATCGCCCAACTCACGAAGCTCAAGCATGGCTTTCTGGTCGTGCGTGTCAGGAGATCCCCATGCAACAGGAGCAACAGCTTCATCTCCCCCAGAGGTGACTGTGCCGATAGCATCGTAAATGGTGTAACCATTTCGGTGCCGGCGGTGAAGACGCTCAACGTAGATGTTAAGACTGTCGCGCAGCGTGGCAAGGCGCTGTGCCTCAACCTCCCATGCTGCAGTATCCACCTGCCCTTTCGCCTCCCAGGCAGACTGAAGCTGAGCGAGAACATCAGTTTTTCGGGCCTTGCTCGAGTGAAGTTCAAGACAGAATTCGCCTAGGCCAATCTCACGTAGACGTCGATACACTACATCCAGCGCAGCGATCTTCTCCGACACGAACAGCACTCGACGCCCTTGGGCAATCGACTGGGCGATCATGTTGGAGATCGTCTGGCTCTTACCGGTACCGGGCGGGCCGATGAGCACAAAGTCTTTGCCTTTGGCTGCCGCCATCACTGCTGCTAGCTGAGAGGAGTCAGAGGGCAATGGGCAGAAGACCTCTGTCGGGCCGTAGTCACGATCCAGCGACCCCGCCTCTGGGAACGGCGTATCCGATACGAACGAGTCACGTGGAGTGTCCAGAAGGTGCTGAACTACTGGACTCTGCCGTAGATGCTCGGCGTTTTCGGCCAGATCTTTCCACATGAGGTACTTGGCAAACGAAAACATCGACAGCACGACGTCTTCGTTCAACTCCCAGCCAGGGATGTCCTTAATGGCGTGACCGACCTTGTTCCAAATGCCCGCAATATCCAGGCCAGAGTCGTCTCGAGGCAGCTCTTGCTCCAGCGATCCGAGGCTGAGTTCGAAGTCTTGCCGCAGCATCTCGATCAGCGTCGGATTAAAGCGCGGCTCATCATCGTGCAACACCATGGTGAATCCGGAGCGAGCACTTTTACGCTCCAACGTGACCGGAACCAATACCAGTGGTGCTTTGTATTTCTGTCCTGCCCTGTCCTCACGCGTCCAGCTAAGGAAACCAATAGCCAGGAACAGCGTGTTAGAGCCACCTTCCTGTAACGCTGTACGAGCGCCCCGATACAGTTCGGTGAGCCGGACATCCATCTCGTTAGACGTCAATGCAGCGAAGATCTCTCTGCGCTTGAGAGCATCTTCAGCATGGCGACGGCGAACATCCTCACGTTCACGCTGCTCATACAGAGCGCGCTCCCGGGGATCAGCTCCATCCATGAGGTCAGGCCGGGTCAGCAGCTTCAACGACTGACCACTGGCCAGAATATCCTCGAGCGCACCCGGATCTGGCGATTCGAGCTTCAGCGCGCGCTTGCCCATTTTGAAGTTGAGTAGATTGTTGCGAAGCGAAAGGTCGAGAAGCTTGCGCTGCCAACGGCCCAGTCGGTCAGCAGGGTCGAGTTTTGAAAGGTCTTCGACCACCACCTCGTGGATTTCATCTGGGATTCCAGCCCCGTCCTCGACTAGGAGCGCTGGAGAACCCTCCGAAACCTCATCAGCAATTCGTGCGATCTGAGCCTCAGCACTTGCGAGCGGCTTGATTCGTTGCAGCCGAGCCCGGCGAATGTCCAGCAGCATTTCAAAGTCGCTCTCAGCGTCTTCGGCAACCTGCTTCGCCCCTCTCTCGACAGCGTAAGAGAAGGATGGAATCGGGTTATGAGTAATAAGCGTGGTTTCGAAAAGTACCAGCTCCTGCAGCTTTACCCGCTTCCGCACTGCGGTCACATCGTCCACCAGCGCAGTAGTGAACTCTTCCGGCTTCAGCCAGAGCCCCGCGAAGGCATGACCCCTAGTGAACACAATCACCGGGTTGAGTCCGATCTGCTCCAGGGCGGCACAGAACAGCAGGGTGAGATCCATACATGTAGCCAAGCCAGTATCGGCAATCTGGCTCGGGCTGCGCACCTTTTGCCCTGACTGTTCGAAGCTTGCCGGCGGCAACGCGTAATCAAGCTTCATTCGCGCCACGCCCGCCCAGACTGCCGAAGCAAGCTGCCAGGCCCGCTTAGAACCACCTTCGTACCCGTCAAGCGATGAGGACTTATCACTAAGACGAAGCAGCTCAGCAGCCTGCTTCAACAAACGTTCGACTGCCGGATCATTGGGCTGAACGAATGCAGCTGTCATATCTGGGATATGTCGCAACCCGCCCCACTGATTTCGCGGTAGAAGGTCTACAACCTGTTCCAGAAGAGCAAGCGTTTTCCGACCGCTTTCCGCCTCCCTGTCATCAACCTCGAGGACAAAAGTGAAAGTCGACAGCTCAGCCTCGGTTAGGCGACTCAGCAATGGGC carries:
- a CDS encoding DUF3320 domain-containing protein; translation: MDDIVQPLTPQEEALPKEVKILATLVAKLNLADFQNAIPVIRELRISNETDARFVNATLTLSSEPEVFKSKVWRIDEIAADSFRVIPGLDLVLDGPLLSRLTEAELSTFTFVLEVDDREAESGRKTLALLEQVVDLLPRNQWGGLRHIPDMTAAFVQPNDPAVERLLKQAAELLRLSDKSSSLDGYEGGSKRAWQLASAVWAGVARMKLDYALPPASFEQSGQKVRSPSQIADTGLATCMDLTLLFCAALEQIGLNPVIVFTRGHAFAGLWLKPEEFTTALVDDVTAVRKRVKLQELVLFETTLITHNPIPSFSYAVERGAKQVAEDAESDFEMLLDIRRARLQRIKPLASAEAQIARIADEVSEGSPALLVEDGAGIPDEIHEVVVEDLSKLDPADRLGRWQRKLLDLSLRNNLLNFKMGKRALKLESPDPGALEDILASGQSLKLLTRPDLMDGADPRERALYEQREREDVRRRHAEDALKRREIFAALTSNEMDVRLTELYRGARTALQEGGSNTLFLAIGFLSWTREDRAGQKYKAPLVLVPVTLERKSARSGFTMVLHDDEPRFNPTLIEMLRQDFELSLGSLEQELPRDDSGLDIAGIWNKVGHAIKDIPGWELNEDVVLSMFSFAKYLMWKDLAENAEHLRQSPVVQHLLDTPRDSFVSDTPFPEAGSLDRDYGPTEVFCPLPSDSSQLAAVMAAAKGKDFVLIGPPGTGKSQTISNMIAQSIAQGRRVLFVSEKIAALDVVYRRLREIGLGEFCLELHSSKARKTDVLAQLQSAWEAKGQVDTAAWEVEAQRLATLRDSLNIYVERLHRRHRNGYTIYDAIGTVTSGGDEAVAPVAWGSPDTHDQKAMLELRELGDRLEVNAQAVGYIQLAGNALSSVGQAEWSPHWQQQFVQAARDVLPAVMDVQRAADRFVELSGLPVTEYTPTALEGLSILSLALPAAAGQDWRFALRPDARSIAQRLNDGCTWVEQHRDLNAKLSAVWSSRVVTDAKQGIELLQKRRATWAELGPAWPESVTVVLAQAVELLGQIADLKQRLSTTYSDAIESLDIDLLLSEWKEAEESFWPKSWFGKRRISALLASAQITVGEVDHGKDLATWAEIRSLRRAIDELEPGHECVAVWQGSKSEAEQLSTAIKLQEAIRLQKADSNWVDEGLHLVEQGQLGEALKEELQRLRTLTRLDADMALLSDLSSNTDQLWSGLRTDIEHLTAALRFQAERRDIEERGRLVDEHSEVEEGRCGASLKSDFELLKQRTVVERDLADLADLRELVPVWSDLKTKLEVARQAVAFQGQVAMAVAKLALSPEQIAAYKAPLQTLLGDGNALLESEGAIALAGVALREKLGLLHERSSQLTSIGHFTEMGIDETAHLSLNNLKKNCETVVSFESRLKAWCAWRKVRDEAFAVGLAPIVQAMETGAITSGKVRRVLEVNYARWWLNTTVDSEEVIRTFVSVEHEQRIRDFRALDDKFTELTKDWLRARLCADLPSQDSVSRSSEWGLLRHEMGKKTKHIPLRELMTRAPEALTKLTPCLLMSPLSIAQYLPPASTPFDLVIFDEASQIPVWDAIGAMARGKQVVMVGDPKQLPPTSFFDRAESTADDEDVEADLESILDECISANLPMRNLNWHYRSRHESLIAFSNQRYYQSKLVTFPSPFTADKAVRLCPVAGVYDKGGSRTNLIEARALVADLVTRLQSPAFRESRRTVGVVTFNGEQQKLIMDMLDEACRKDPSLDSYFAESELEPVFVKNLESVQGDERDIIYFSTTYGKDAAGVMSMNFGPMNRLGGERRLNVAITRARQELILFSTLRPEHIDLARTQAVGVRDLKHFLEFAERGPRALAEANFGSVGGFDSPFEEAVAAALAKKGWQIHTQIGVSSFRVDLGVVHPDAPGRFLAGVECDGATYHRSATARDRDKLREFVLRGLGWEIVRIWSTDWWVDAVGTAEKVHQRLNEILVESRAKQAILDASQEAERLKIDAAMAEFVEVVDQVAVVSAASDSTEANDPERALPELKYARAASAAQVDDVVAFVTQVDHVVYKEADPSQAVETVNPDQFFEPSYTATLEQMIAHVVAEEGPVLDTALARRIARAHGWVRTGSRIRDRVDQIARARFRSHEEEQTGAFFWPSHIETDSTVVFRRPGDDSVRGLAEICLPELRALVGEMIQRGHEGESLIYAVAKEAGVNKLAHAGRQRIEQAIRRTAE